A region from the Fusarium musae strain F31 chromosome 1, whole genome shotgun sequence genome encodes:
- a CDS encoding hypothetical protein (EggNog:ENOG41) produces the protein MTSVPVGKDRQLLSAVCSDDTTQEEVKKELRKVADYSKIKGFIPTRQAQNSHDSPRVVRGAKINLKRETTPQEENKGRETDKLVDPLQNAPRGPSSARQLPQTFSSTLKQTFNLNGSESGSWSQSKRWISFATRERQAFQKVMANLRYMSADQSPFVPQSPVELTAFKANLAESKTRKLDQEVKQRLAKTNASVAEGVGTQFKPVVKLLQGKNFADCLSPVFAASNCFSTSRNQAPCGAGWPTLAEFKEEGDERSSRQGRCLPLPKLDLVFRTSSSEISAACSSERAVRNDRRTVQVGSHYLCPVTPEEPSITPPIELQSDEAPFIPATLLQSINATEDDAEWTEGDNEKCDRTGAGEKAEGKGARD, from the coding sequence ATGACTTCAGTGCCTGTTGGTAAAGACCGTCAACTCCTCAGTGCTGTTTGCAGTGACGACACCACGCAAGAGGAAGTCAAGAAAGAACTCCGCAAGGTGGCTGACTATAGTAAGATTAAAGGATTCATCCCAACTCGACAGGCACAGAATTCGCACGATTCTCCTCGCGTTGTGAGAGGTGCGAAGATCAACCTTAAGCGAGAGACTACACCTCAAGAGGAGAACAAAGGTCGAGAGACTGATAAACTGGTCGATCCGCTCCAGAATGCACCCAGAGGTCCATCTTCCGCCCGCCAACTTCCTCAGACGTTCAGTTCTACCTTGAAGCAGACTTTCAATTTGAATGGATCTGAGTCGGGTTCATGGTCCCAATCCAAAAGATGGATAAGCTTTGCTACAAGGGAACGGCAGGCCTTTCAGAAGGTGATGGCCAATCTACGTTACATGAGCGCTGACCAGTCTCCATTTGTTCCTCAGAGCCCAGTAGAGCTGACAGCTTTCAAGGCGAATCTGGCAGAATCAAAGACAAGGAAGCTCGATCAAGAGGTTAAGCAACGTCTAGCAAAGACGAATGCGAGCGTCGCTGAAGGCGTGGGGACTCAATTCAAACCTGTTGTGAAGCTCCTCCAGGGGAAGAATTTTGCCGATTGTCTTTCCCCCGTGTTCGCAGCTAGCAATTGCTTCAGCACATCACGGAATCAGGCGCCTTGTGGTGCTGGATGGCCAACTCTCGCCGAATTCAAGGAAGAGGGAGACGAACGCTCCAGTCGACAGGGCCGGTGCCTGCCTCTCCCAAAGCTGGATCTCGTTTTTCGCACATCATCTTCAGAAATATCTGCGGCTTGCAGCTCTGAGAGGGCAGTCCGTAACGACAGGAGAACTGTTCAAGTTGGATCCCATTATCTTTGTCCTGTGACGCCAGAAGAGCCTTCTATTACCCCACCGATCGAGCTGCAGTCAGACGAAGCCCCTTTCATTCCCGCTACACTCCTTCAATCCATAAATGCTACCGAAGATGACGCGGAATGGACGGAAGGGGACAACGAGAAGTGTGATAGGACAGGAGCTGGGGAGAAGGCCGAGGGAAAAGGAGCAAGAGATTGA